In Paenacidovorax monticola, the genomic window GAAGAGCAGTCCGGCATGCCCCTGCTGGTGCGCGAGGCCCGGGGCGTGCGGCTCACGGCGCCCGGCGAGGCCTTCCTGTTCCATGCGCGTGCGCTGCTGGAGCAGACGCGCCAGCTCCAGGCCGACCTGCAGGAATACGGCGCGGGCCTGCGCGGCCATGTGCGCGTGTTCGCCAACACCACGGCGGTGACCGACTTCCTGCCCGACATCCTGGCGGCCTACCTCACGCAGCACCCGCACATCAGCGTGGACCTGCAGGAGCGGCCCAATGCGCGCATCGCCGACGACATCCGCGAGGGCCGGGCCGACCTGGGCATCATCGCGGGCGAGGTGGACACGCACGGCCTGGCCAGCCTGCACTTCAGCACCGACCGGCTGGTGCTGGTCACGCCCGCCACGGCGGGCTGGCTGGCACGCGAGGACGTGGGCTTCGCCGAGGTGCTGCACGAGCGCTTCGTGGGCATGCACCGGGGCAGCACGCTGCAGGGCTTTCTGGACCAGATCGGCCAGCAACTGGGGCAGACGCTCAAGCTGCGCATCCAGCTGTCGAGCTTCGACGCCATGTGCCGCATGGTCGCGGCCGGCGTGGGCATCGCCGTGGTGCCCGAGAGCGCGGCCCAGCGCAACCGCACGGTGCCGGGCCTGCACCAGGTGCGACTGCGCGACGCCTGGGCCGTGCGGCCGCGCTACATGCTCGTGCGCGACGCCCAGGCCCTGCCGCCGCATGTGCAGGCGCTCATGGCAGCCGTGCAGGACTACCACGCCCCCGGGTAGAAGCCGGAGCCGGGCTCAGCGCTCGTGACCGTGACCGTGACCGTGACCGTGACCGTGGCCCTGGCCGCCGCCGTGCGGACGGTGCCCTCCGCCGCCTTCGCCACCGCCCGGGCGCTCGGGCCGGGGCTGCGGCCGGGGCGGCCTGGGAGGCTGGATCTCGGGCCGGGGTGGCGGCGGCCTCACCATGGGCGGGCGCGGCGGCGGCGGACGCACCTGGGGCGGTGGCGGAGGCTGCCATCCCGGCGGCCGGGGCGGCCTGGGGTTCCAGTGCTGCTGGTTGTGGTACCAGGGCCGGTCGCGGTAGTGGCTCGACCAGTAGCTGCCCAGCGTGAACACCAGGATCGGCACGCCGATGGCCACGGCCGCGCTGGGCAGGGGCACCCTGGCGGCGCCCTGGGGATAGGCCAGGTACTGCGCGTAGGCCCAGCCGCGCGGACCGGCCTCGACCTGCACATCGCACCAGCGGTAGCCCGCCAGACAGCCCTGCACCCAGACGCCGACGCCGGGCTGCAGCACCGCCACCACGGGGTATTCGGGGCCCGGGCCCGCGCGCAGGTTGAGCTGGTGGCTGGCGTAGGCCAGTTGCTGGGCGCCGGCCAGCAGGGGCCACGCCAGCGCGGCGGCGGCCAGCGCGCGCGGCCAGAAGGAATGGGACATGGGCATCACCTCCTGCGGGAGACGTACCCAGCCATCGTACGCAGGGGCTGGGGCCTTGTCAGCCCCCGGGCCCCGCAGGCGTCAGGCCGCCTCGCGGTAGAACAGGCGCCGCGCCGCCGCGCCCTTCACGGCACGGCCGATGGCGCCGATGTGGTCCGGCGTGGTGCCGCAGCAGCCACCCACGATGTTCACCAGCCCCTCGGCCGCGAACTCATGCACGAGGCGGCTCGTGACCTCGGGCGTCTCGTCGAAGCCCGTGTCGCTCATGGGGTTGGGCAAGCCGGCGTTGGGGTAGCAGCTGATGAAGGTGTCGGGCGCTGCCTTGTTCAGCTCCTGCACGTAGGGGCGCATGAGCGTGGCGCCCAGCGCGCAGTTCAGGCCGATGGACAGCGGATTGGCATGGCGCACGCTGTGCCAGAAGGCCGTGACGGTCTGGCCGCTGAGGATGCGGCCCGAGGCGTCGGTCACCGTGCCGCTGATCATGATGGGCAGGCATTCGCCCGTGGCCTCGAACACCTCGTCGATCGCGAACAGCGCGGCCTTGGCGTTGAGCGTGTCGAAGATGGTCTCGACGAGCAGCACATCCGCGCCGCCCTCGATGAGCGCCAGCGCCTGCTCGTAGTACGCGGCGCGGAGTTGCTCGAAATCGACATTGCGCGCGCCGGGGTCGTTCACGTCGGGGCTGATGCTGGCCGTCTTGGGCGTGGGGCCCAGGGCGCCGGCCACGAAGCGCGGCTTGTCGGGCGTGGAGAATTTGTCGCAGGCCGCGCGCGCCAGCTGGGCCGAGCGCAGGTTCATCTCGCGCGCGAGATCGGCCATGCCGTAGTCTTCCTGCGCGATCGTTGTGGCGCCGAAGGTGTTGGTCTCGATGAGGTCGGCCCCGGCCGCGAGGTAGCCCTCATGGATGTCGCGGATCACGTCGGGCCGCGTGAGCGAGAGCAGCTCGTTGTTGCCCTTCACGTCGCGCGGGAAGTCCTTGAAGCGCTCGCCCGCGCCATCGGGCCCGCCATAGCCCTCGCCCCGGTACTGCGCCTCGCCCAGCTTGAAGCGCTGGATCATGGTGCCCATGGCACCGTCGAGGATGGCGATACGCTGGCCCAGGATGGCGGGCAGCTGCTGGGCGCGGGTGTAGTGGGGCAGGCTCATGGCCCCGATTGTAAAAAAGGCGGGCTAGGCGCCTGCCGCACACGCCAGAAAGACCCGCAGCGCAGGGGTGTCGGTCTCCTCGTGCCACGCCAGCACGCCCACCGTGGGGTGGTGCAGCCCCGCGATGGGCACGAAGCGCACGCCCTGCACGCCCGCCTGCGCGAGCGACGCGGGCACCAGCGCCACGCCCATGCGCAGCGCCACGAGCGACACCACCGTGAGCCACTGGCGCGCCGCATGCCGCGTGTGCGGGTGGATGCCCGCACGGTGGAAGAGCGCGATCACGTTGTCGTGGTTGGCCGGCGCCACGTCGCGCGCGAACATCACGAAGGTCTCCTGCGCAAGCGCCGTGAGCGGCACGGACCGTTCATGCGCAAGCGCATGGTCCTCGGGCAGGCAGCACACGAAATGGTCGGCCGCCAGCGGCAGGCAGGCCAGGCGCGGCGGCACGGTGCTGGTGTTGACGAAGCCCGCGTGCAGCTGGCGGTGCAGCAGGGCCTCGATCTGCTCGCTGGACGACATTTCGCGCAGCTGGACCTCG contains:
- a CDS encoding LysR substrate-binding domain-containing protein; translation: MQFDLKDLRLFLQVAQTGSLTRAAEQSHLSLAATSARIKALEEQSGMPLLVREARGVRLTAPGEAFLFHARALLEQTRQLQADLQEYGAGLRGHVRVFANTTAVTDFLPDILAAYLTQHPHISVDLQERPNARIADDIREGRADLGIIAGEVDTHGLASLHFSTDRLVLVTPATAGWLAREDVGFAEVLHERFVGMHRGSTLQGFLDQIGQQLGQTLKLRIQLSSFDAMCRMVAAGVGIAVVPESAAQRNRTVPGLHQVRLRDAWAVRPRYMLVRDAQALPPHVQALMAAVQDYHAPG
- a CDS encoding SH3 domain-containing protein, which produces MSHSFWPRALAAAALAWPLLAGAQQLAYASHQLNLRAGPGPEYPVVAVLQPGVGVWVQGCLAGYRWCDVQVEAGPRGWAYAQYLAYPQGAARVPLPSAAVAIGVPILVFTLGSYWSSHYRDRPWYHNQQHWNPRPPRPPGWQPPPPPQVRPPPPRPPMVRPPPPRPEIQPPRPPRPQPRPERPGGGEGGGGHRPHGGGQGHGHGHGHGHGHER
- a CDS encoding homocysteine S-methyltransferase family protein, giving the protein MSLPHYTRAQQLPAILGQRIAILDGAMGTMIQRFKLGEAQYRGEGYGGPDGAGERFKDFPRDVKGNNELLSLTRPDVIRDIHEGYLAAGADLIETNTFGATTIAQEDYGMADLAREMNLRSAQLARAACDKFSTPDKPRFVAGALGPTPKTASISPDVNDPGARNVDFEQLRAAYYEQALALIEGGADVLLVETIFDTLNAKAALFAIDEVFEATGECLPIMISGTVTDASGRILSGQTVTAFWHSVRHANPLSIGLNCALGATLMRPYVQELNKAAPDTFISCYPNAGLPNPMSDTGFDETPEVTSRLVHEFAAEGLVNIVGGCCGTTPDHIGAIGRAVKGAAARRLFYREAA
- a CDS encoding LysR substrate-binding domain-containing protein — its product is MKLHLLRYFAVLAEELHFGRAAERLAITQPPLSSGIKALEEELGVRLFERSSKHVELTPAGHAYLAEVRIVLDRVARAGETARAVAAGLQGRLDIGFTGSMVYRDMPRIVRAFGARAPGIEVQLREMSSSEQIEALLHRQLHAGFVNTSTVPPRLACLPLAADHFVCCLPEDHALAHERSVPLTALAQETFVMFARDVAPANHDNVIALFHRAGIHPHTRHAARQWLTVVSLVALRMGVALVPASLAQAGVQGVRFVPIAGLHHPTVGVLAWHEETDTPALRVFLACAAGA